In Hominilimicola fabiformis, the following proteins share a genomic window:
- the secY gene encoding preprotein translocase subunit SecY, whose product MLQTLKNAWKIPDLRRRILFTLMMLIVFRFGAHIPVPYLTADAMQAFLGNGGTDLFSLFDVFTGGAFSNATVMAMGVSPYINASIIVQLLTVAIPSLERLAKEGLEGRKKINKITRYLGIALAFIQGAGLYVTLYNMSVTNGLDAIKNPSVLTFFVIVLTFTAGTAFIIWLGELITEKGLGNGVSLIIFAGIVSRIPSAAYGIYNQFLGAGVNAKGLIFVAAIIVVAIAAITFVVFFSEAERRIPVQYAKRVVGRKMYGGQSTNIPIKVAAGGVMPIIFASSIMAFPATIVRLVSGGNMPTAGLGYYILGCLSAGYASAWWTSLVYAILYALLILFFTYFYSSIQFNPIELANNMKKSGGYIPGIRPGKPTSDYIGKISSRLNLVGAFFLAIIAILPVIVGAIFNVTALQIGGTSLLIMEGVALETVRQIESQMTMRHYKGFLE is encoded by the coding sequence GTGTTACAGACACTAAAGAATGCTTGGAAAATTCCGGACCTACGTCGCAGAATTCTATTTACATTAATGATGCTTATAGTTTTCAGATTCGGTGCACATATTCCTGTACCGTATCTGACAGCTGACGCTATGCAAGCGTTCCTTGGAAACGGCGGAACTGACTTGTTCAGCTTGTTCGATGTATTCACAGGTGGTGCGTTCTCAAACGCAACAGTTATGGCAATGGGTGTTTCACCATACATCAACGCATCTATTATCGTTCAACTTCTTACTGTCGCAATACCTTCTCTTGAGCGTCTGGCTAAAGAAGGTCTTGAGGGCAGAAAGAAAATTAACAAGATTACAAGATACCTTGGTATTGCGTTGGCATTCATACAAGGTGCCGGACTTTATGTAACACTTTACAATATGAGCGTTACAAACGGTCTTGACGCAATCAAAAATCCAAGCGTTTTAACATTTTTCGTAATAGTTCTTACATTCACAGCCGGTACAGCATTTATTATCTGGTTGGGTGAACTTATTACAGAAAAGGGACTTGGAAACGGCGTATCACTAATTATCTTTGCAGGTATCGTATCAAGAATACCATCAGCTGCATACGGAATTTATAATCAATTCTTGGGAGCAGGCGTAAATGCAAAGGGTCTTATATTCGTAGCTGCCATCATTGTTGTGGCAATAGCTGCTATCACGTTCGTTGTATTCTTCTCAGAGGCTGAAAGAAGAATTCCGGTTCAGTACGCTAAGCGTGTTGTAGGAAGAAAAATGTACGGCGGACAAAGCACAAACATTCCGATTAAAGTTGCAGCAGGCGGCGTTATGCCGATCATCTTTGCATCTTCAATCATGGCATTCCCTGCAACAATCGTAAGATTGGTTTCAGGCGGTAATATGCCGACAGCCGGTCTTGGATATTATATCCTTGGTTGTTTATCAGCCGGCTATGCGTCAGCATGGTGGACCAGTCTTGTATACGCAATTCTTTATGCGTTGCTTATACTATTCTTCACATATTTCTATTCTTCAATTCAGTTCAATCCGATTGAACTTGCAAATAATATGAAGAAGAGTGGAGGATACATTCCGGGTATCAGACCTGGTAAGCCGACAAGCGATTATATAGGAAAGATTTCTTCAAGATTAAATCTTGTAGGTGCATTCTTCCTTGCAATTATTGCAATCCTACCTGTAATTGTCGGTGCGATATTCAATGTAACGGCACTTCAAATCGGCGGTACATCACTTCTAATTATGGAAGGTGTTGCTCTTGAAACTGTCAGACAAATTGAATCACAAATGACAATGCGTCATTATAAAGGTTTCCTTGAATAA
- a CDS encoding adenylate kinase, whose product MNLVLMGPPGAGKGTQGEILSKRLDINTISTGVMLRTAIKEQSEIGKIAEKYINDGKLVPDDVIVSIVKERLQKPDCAKGFILDGFPRTTAQAEALTESGVKIDKVLSLEVADEAIIERLSSRRECSKCGAPYNIISNKPETEGICDKCKGELIQRADDVPETIKNRLNVYHEQTEPIKAYYEKLGLLVTAKGEDKLEDTTSNVAKALGLEV is encoded by the coding sequence ATGAATTTGGTATTAATGGGCCCTCCGGGGGCAGGAAAAGGCACTCAAGGCGAAATTTTATCTAAGAGATTGGATATAAACACAATTTCAACGGGTGTTATGCTGAGAACCGCCATCAAGGAACAGTCAGAAATCGGAAAGATTGCTGAAAAGTATATCAATGATGGAAAACTTGTTCCGGATGACGTAATTGTTTCTATAGTAAAAGAAAGATTGCAAAAGCCTGATTGTGCAAAGGGATTTATCCTTGACGGATTCCCTCGCACAACAGCTCAGGCTGAGGCATTGACAGAATCGGGCGTAAAAATTGATAAAGTGCTTTCTCTTGAAGTTGCCGATGAGGCAATAATCGAGCGTTTGTCATCAAGACGTGAATGCTCAAAGTGCGGAGCACCGTACAATATCATATCAAACAAGCCTGAAACTGAAGGAATATGTGATAAATGTAAAGGCGAACTTATTCAGCGCGCCGATGATGTTCCTGAAACAATCAAGAACAGACTTAATGTTTATCACGAACAGACAGAGCCGATAAAAGCGTATTATGAAAAGCTTGGACTTCTTGTTACTGCAAAGGGCGAGGATAAGCTTGAAGATACAACAAGCAATGTTGCTAAGGCTTTGGGACTTGAGGTGTGA
- the map gene encoding type I methionyl aminopeptidase, with product MITIKSAKQVEKMRASAKVTKGALELLEKHIKPGVTTAQLDKIAYDFIISQGAKPNFLNYNGFPGTICASINDEVVHGIPSKRAILKEGDIISIDMGAILDGWHSDAARTFGVGKISDEAQNLIDVTRQSFFEGIKYVKHGAKLGDVSSAIQQYVESHGYSVVRDLVGHGIGRNLHEDPSVPNFGKAGHGVKLAAGMTIAIEPMVNAGDYNVAVLDDDWTVVTDDGSLSAHYENTVLITKDGCEILTL from the coding sequence ATGATAACTATTAAATCAGCAAAACAAGTCGAAAAAATGCGTGCGTCAGCAAAGGTTACAAAAGGTGCGCTTGAGCTTCTTGAGAAGCACATCAAACCGGGTGTAACAACGGCGCAGCTTGATAAAATCGCATATGATTTTATTATATCACAAGGTGCAAAACCTAATTTCCTTAATTATAACGGTTTCCCGGGAACAATTTGTGCGTCAATCAATGACGAGGTTGTTCACGGAATTCCAAGTAAGAGAGCCATTTTGAAAGAGGGCGACATAATCAGCATTGATATGGGCGCTATACTTGACGGATGGCACAGTGATGCCGCAAGAACATTCGGAGTCGGAAAGATTTCGGACGAGGCACAAAATCTTATAGACGTTACACGTCAAAGTTTTTTTGAGGGAATTAAATATGTAAAGCACGGTGCCAAATTAGGCGATGTTTCGTCAGCAATTCAGCAGTATGTTGAATCGCATGGTTACAGCGTAGTGCGTGACCTTGTCGGTCATGGAATTGGTCGTAATCTTCATGAAGATCCGAGCGTACCGAATTTTGGCAAAGCCGGTCATGGCGTAAAGCTTGCCGCAGGTATGACAATTGCTATTGAACCTATGGTTAATGCAGGTGATTATAATGTTGCGGTACTTGATGATGATTGGACAGTTGTAACTGATGACGGAAGTTTGTCAGCCCACTATGAAAACACCGTATTGATTACAAAAGACGGGTGTGAAATATTAACACTTTAG
- a CDS encoding KOW domain-containing RNA-binding protein: MEIIEGSIVRSIAGRDKGDLFIVLSREGDFVYLANGELRKVDHPKKKKLKHLQGTNSVSDFVSNKLATAGKVTNSEVRKALAEFN, translated from the coding sequence ATGGAAATTATAGAGGGTTCAATCGTGCGTTCCATTGCGGGACGTGACAAGGGTGATTTGTTCATCGTCCTTTCAAGAGAAGGCGATTTTGTTTATCTTGCAAACGGTGAATTGCGAAAAGTGGATCACCCGAAAAAGAAAAAGCTCAAGCACCTTCAGGGTACAAACTCTGTTTCGGATTTTGTAAGTAACAAACTTGCAACTGCGGGTAAGGTTACAAATTCAGAGGTGCGAAAAGCATTAGCGGAGTTTAATTAA
- the infA gene encoding translation initiation factor IF-1 has protein sequence MSKQDVIEVEGKVVENLPNAQFRVELENGHQVTAHISGKLRMNFIKILPGDKVTLEMSPYDLDKGRITWRSK, from the coding sequence ATGTCTAAGCAAGATGTTATAGAAGTTGAAGGTAAAGTTGTTGAAAACTTGCCTAACGCACAGTTTAGAGTTGAGCTTGAAAATGGGCACCAGGTTACAGCACATATTTCAGGCAAACTGAGAATGAATTTCATAAAAATTCTACCGGGAGATAAGGTAACTCTTGAAATGAGTCCTTATGATCTTGATAAGGGCAGAATTACATGGAGAAGTAAATAA
- the rpmJ gene encoding 50S ribosomal protein L36 — protein MKVRPSVKPICEKCKIIKRKGKVMVICENPKHKQKQG, from the coding sequence ATGAAAGTACGTCCGTCAGTAAAACCAATTTGCGAAAAGTGCAAAATCATAAAGAGAAAAGGCAAAGTAATGGTTATTTGTGAGAACCCAAAGCATAAGCAAAAACAGGGTTAA
- the rpsM gene encoding 30S ribosomal protein S13, translating into MARIAGVDLPREKRVEIGLTYIYGIGLKSSQKILSQTGINPDTRVKDLTEADVSKLREVIDAEYTVEGDLRRQLALDIKRLMEIGCYRGIRHRRGLPVRGQNTKNNARTRKGPARAIAGKKK; encoded by the coding sequence ATGGCAAGAATAGCAGGTGTTGACTTACCTAGAGAAAAGAGAGTAGAGATTGGTCTTACCTATATATACGGCATTGGACTAAAGAGTTCTCAAAAGATTCTATCTCAAACAGGTATAAACCCAGACACAAGAGTAAAGGATCTTACAGAAGCAGATGTAAGTAAGCTAAGAGAAGTTATCGACGCTGAATACACAGTTGAAGGTGACCTTAGAAGACAGTTGGCTCTTGACATCAAGAGACTTATGGAAATCGGATGTTACAGAGGTATCCGTCACAGAAGAGGTCTTCCTGTAAGAGGACAAAACACAAAGAACAATGCAAGAACCCGTAAGGGTCCTGCAAGAGCGATTGCAGGTAAGAAGAAATAA
- the rpsK gene encoding 30S ribosomal protein S11: MAKVAKKTTRTRRRDRKNIEKGAAHIRSTFNNTIVTITDTAGNAISWASAGGLGFRGSRKSTPFAAQTAAETAAKAAMEHGMKTVEVYVKGPGAGREAAIRALQATGLDVTMIKDVTPIPHNGCRPPKRRRV; the protein is encoded by the coding sequence ATGGCTAAGGTAGCAAAGAAGACTACACGTACAAGACGTCGTGATAGAAAGAATATTGAAAAAGGCGCGGCTCATATCCGTTCAACTTTCAACAATACAATAGTTACAATTACAGATACAGCTGGTAATGCTATATCTTGGGCAAGTGCCGGCGGTTTAGGCTTCCGCGGCTCAAGAAAGAGCACACCTTTCGCTGCTCAAACAGCTGCAGAAACAGCAGCTAAGGCAGCTATGGAACATGGAATGAAGACAGTAGAAGTTTACGTTAAGGGCCCTGGTGCAGGTAGAGAAGCTGCAATCAGAGCACTTCAAGCAACAGGTCTTGATGTTACAATGATTAAGGACGTAACTCCTATTCCTCATAACGGTTGTAGACCACCAAAGAGAAGAAGAGTCTGA
- the rpsD gene encoding 30S ribosomal protein S4 — MAINRQPVLKRCKTLGINPATMGIDKSSNRNPKQGRKKQSEYGLQLNEKQKVKFIYGVLEKQFRKYYVMATKKQGITGEMLLQILESRLDNVVFRLGLANTRREARQIVNHGHITVNGQKVDIPSYLVKPGDVIAVREKSKNSVRIKEIVETNANRVVPKWLSMDKNTLTGKVITLAARDDIDYEVEEHLIVELYSK; from the coding sequence ATGGCAATAAACAGACAACCAGTGTTAAAGAGATGCAAGACTTTGGGCATTAACCCTGCAACAATGGGTATTGATAAGTCGTCAAACAGAAACCCAAAGCAAGGCAGAAAAAAGCAGTCTGAATATGGCTTGCAGCTTAATGAAAAGCAAAAGGTTAAGTTTATATACGGTGTACTTGAGAAGCAATTCAGAAAGTACTATGTAATGGCTACAAAGAAACAGGGCATCACAGGTGAAATGTTGCTTCAAATCCTTGAGTCAAGACTTGACAATGTTGTTTTCAGATTAGGTTTGGCTAATACAAGACGTGAAGCAAGACAAATTGTTAATCACGGTCATATCACAGTAAACGGTCAAAAGGTTGATATTCCGTCATACCTTGTTAAGCCGGGTGATGTAATAGCAGTTAGAGAAAAGAGTAAGAACTCTGTTAGAATTAAGGAAATCGTTGAAACAAACGCAAACAGGGTTGTTCCAAAGTGGCTTTCAATGGATAAGAATACACTTACAGGTAAGGTTATCACATTGGCTGCAAGAGATGACATCGACTACGAAGTTGAGGAACACCTTATCGTCGAACTTTATTCTAAATAA
- a CDS encoding DNA-directed RNA polymerase subunit alpha: protein MIEMEKPNIECVEMSDDGRYGKFVVSPLERGYGTTLGNSLRRILLSSLPGAAATSIKIEGVQHEFSTVPGVTEDVTELILNIKKLALKIHVDLPKTVYIEAKGAQEITAGDIKRDDDVEIFNPDLHIATLNDDANLYIEITLSKGRGYVSADKNKQAMQPVIGVIPVDSIYTPVTKVNYTVENTRVGQYTDREQLAVELWTNGTIKPDEAVSLAAKIMNDLLSLFVDLSDDAKNTEIIVEKEENKKEKVLEMTIEELDLSVRSYNCLKRAGINTVEDLTNKSEEDMMKVRNLGRKSLEEVINKLNGLGLYLKKEED from the coding sequence ATGATAGAAATGGAAAAGCCTAATATAGAATGCGTTGAAATGAGTGACGACGGCAGATACGGCAAATTCGTTGTATCTCCTCTTGAGCGCGGTTACGGCACAACTCTTGGTAACTCACTACGCAGAATTTTACTTTCATCATTGCCTGGTGCGGCTGCTACTTCAATTAAAATTGAAGGTGTGCAGCACGAATTTTCAACTGTACCCGGTGTTACAGAAGATGTTACAGAGCTTATACTTAACATTAAAAAGCTTGCTTTGAAGATTCACGTTGATCTTCCAAAGACTGTTTACATCGAGGCAAAGGGCGCACAGGAAATTACAGCAGGTGACATAAAGCGTGACGATGATGTTGAGATTTTTAATCCGGATCTTCATATCGCAACACTTAATGATGATGCAAATCTTTATATTGAGATTACTCTATCAAAGGGCAGAGGCTATGTAAGTGCTGATAAGAACAAGCAAGCAATGCAGCCGGTAATCGGAGTAATCCCTGTGGATTCTATCTATACTCCTGTAACGAAGGTTAATTATACAGTAGAAAACACTCGTGTAGGTCAATATACAGATAGAGAACAGTTGGCAGTTGAGCTATGGACAAACGGAACAATTAAGCCTGATGAGGCTGTGTCTTTGGCTGCTAAGATAATGAACGACCTACTTTCATTGTTCGTAGACCTTTCAGATGACGCTAAGAATACTGAAATCATCGTTGAAAAGGAAGAGAACAAGAAGGAAAAGGTTCTTGAAATGACTATCGAGGAACTTGATTTATCAGTTCGTTCATATAACTGCTTAAAGCGTGCTGGTATTAACACGGTTGAAGACCTTACAAACAAATCTGAAGAAGATATGATGAAGGTTAGAAACCTTGGTAGAAAGTCGCTTGAAGAAGTCATAAACAAATTGAATGGTTTAGGTCTTTACCTTAAAAAAGAAGAAGATTAA
- the rplQ gene encoding 50S ribosomal protein L17, translating to MPGTRKLNRPTDQRKAMLRNLVTSFLENGRIETTLTRAKETQSMAEKMITLGKTNTLHSRRQALEFITKEDVVTKVFSEIAPKYADRNGGYTRIYQTGPRRGDSAPMAILELVD from the coding sequence ATGCCGGGAACAAGAAAGTTAAATCGCCCAACAGACCAAAGAAAAGCTATGTTGCGTAACCTTGTAACAAGCTTCTTGGAAAATGGCAGAATTGAAACTACTTTAACAAGAGCGAAAGAAACTCAGAGCATGGCAGAGAAAATGATTACTCTTGGTAAGACAAATACACTACATTCTCGTCGTCAGGCATTGGAGTTTATCACAAAAGAAGACGTTGTAACAAAGGTTTTCTCTGAAATAGCTCCTAAGTACGCTGACAGAAACGGCGGTTACACAAGAATTTACCAAACAGGTCCTCGTCGCGGTGACAGTGCACCTATGGCAATTCTTGAGCTTGTAGACTAA
- a CDS encoding NADP-dependent isocitrate dehydrogenase: MAKIQMKTPLVEMDGDEMTRIIWKMIKDILLTPYIDLKTEYYDLGLERRNETNDQVTVDSANATKKYGVAVKCATITPNAARMTEYDLKEMWKSPNGTIRAMLDGTVFRTPILVKGITPYIPTWTKPITIARHAYGDIYKNVEMQVKAGSKAELVCTDKDGKETRELIYDFSNEDGIIQGVHNRDESIASFAKACFNYALDMKKDIWFATKDTISKKYDHRFKDIFQEIYDNEYKEKFEAAGIEYFYTLIDDAVARVIRSNGGYIWACKNYDGDVMSDMVATAYGSLAMMTSVLVSPDGVYEYEAAHGTVQRHYYKHLKGEKTSTNSVATLFAWTGALRKRGEMDGLDDLIKFADNLEKATIQTIEEGVMTGDLAALSTLENKQKVDTEEFLLAVNERLQKLM; encoded by the coding sequence ATGGCAAAAATTCAGATGAAAACACCGCTTGTCGAAATGGACGGCGACGAAATGACAAGAATCATATGGAAGATGATTAAGGATATTCTTCTTACACCTTACATAGACTTAAAAACTGAATACTATGATTTGGGGCTTGAACGCAGAAACGAAACTAACGACCAAGTTACAGTTGACAGCGCGAATGCAACAAAGAAATACGGTGTTGCGGTTAAGTGTGCGACAATCACACCTAACGCTGCAAGAATGACAGAATATGACCTAAAGGAAATGTGGAAATCTCCTAACGGTACTATCCGTGCCATGCTTGACGGTACAGTTTTCAGAACACCTATTCTTGTTAAGGGTATCACTCCTTACATTCCGACTTGGACAAAACCTATAACAATCGCACGTCACGCATACGGCGATATTTATAAGAACGTCGAAATGCAGGTTAAAGCCGGCAGTAAAGCTGAGCTTGTTTGCACAGACAAGGACGGAAAAGAAACTCGTGAGTTGATTTACGATTTCAGCAACGAGGACGGTATTATTCAAGGTGTTCATAACAGAGATGAATCTATTGCCAGCTTTGCAAAAGCATGTTTCAACTATGCTCTTGATATGAAGAAAGATATTTGGTTTGCAACAAAGGACACAATTTCAAAGAAATATGACCATCGTTTCAAGGATATATTCCAAGAAATCTATGATAACGAATATAAAGAAAAGTTTGAGGCAGCCGGTATCGAATACTTCTATACATTGATTGATGACGCGGTTGCAAGAGTTATCCGTTCAAACGGCGGATATATTTGGGCTTGTAAGAACTATGACGGTGACGTTATGTCGGATATGGTTGCGACAGCTTACGGCTCACTTGCTATGATGACATCAGTACTTGTATCACCTGACGGTGTTTATGAGTATGAAGCTGCTCACGGTACTGTTCAAAGACATTACTACAAGCATTTAAAGGGCGAAAAAACTTCAACAAACTCTGTTGCAACATTGTTTGCTTGGACAGGCGCACTTCGTAAGAGAGGCGAAATGGACGGCCTTGACGACCTAATCAAGTTTGCTGATAATCTTGAAAAAGCTACAATCCAAACAATCGAAGAAGGCGTTATGACAGGCGACCTTGCCGCTCTTTCAACTCTTGAAAATAAGCAAAAGGTTGATACGGAAGAATTCTTACTTGCAGTAAACGAAAGATTGCAAAAGTTAATGTAA